A genomic window from Streptomyces broussonetiae includes:
- a CDS encoding serine/threonine-protein kinase, producing MDALRPQDPSRIGTHTLLARLGAGGMGQVYLGRSPGGRLVAIKVIRDEITGHPEALARFRREVETARAVRSAYTANLIDASLDAAPYWLATEYVTGPTLAQAVTDRGPLPPQTCRGLFAALAEGLAAVHEHGVTHRDLKPQNIILSAQGPQLIDFGIARAADRTALTDAGFAPGTPGFTAPEVLMRNQVGPPADVFALGATLAHAATGRAPFGSGDPNGVSYRAVHEPLDVAGVEPELAALIEACAAKHPAARPGLAEVIARCEVRSALVEDPSYAGLAALAKPVPQTPPAPFVQPAGPPAPPPVQQPAGPHDLPTMGPVYGGRGYSYTPTQTARPAPPSRRPGRRLTVAVALGLVVGVGAATAVVLTQKGSDGEDTARDGSSASAPGRASSPRATASRTATGTGGAPAYAGDNIDRQSWKSSTGECLLPAAERAPEGFEISESDPDDPSKGGDHPVFDHKVRIGLWNKGYSVTAGASGTHAPYYVTVSVKPPHSIDPGTGKPAAGALSANVTLGYTSTPIDLYGGDQSAWKDLVYPDDFRSWSPDGKKSWPAIPLANDPGDWTVQWHHIRTSDDYSSIMCQGFTVK from the coding sequence GTGGACGCACTCAGGCCGCAGGACCCGTCGCGGATAGGCACGCACACGCTTCTCGCCCGGCTCGGGGCGGGCGGGATGGGGCAGGTGTACCTCGGGCGCTCGCCCGGTGGCCGGCTGGTCGCCATCAAGGTGATCCGGGACGAGATCACCGGCCACCCCGAGGCCCTGGCCCGTTTCCGGCGCGAGGTGGAGACGGCGCGGGCGGTGCGCAGCGCCTACACGGCGAACCTGATCGACGCGTCGTTGGACGCGGCGCCCTACTGGCTGGCCACGGAATACGTCACCGGACCCACCCTCGCCCAGGCCGTCACCGACCGCGGCCCCCTGCCCCCGCAGACCTGCCGGGGCTTGTTCGCGGCCCTGGCGGAGGGGCTGGCGGCGGTCCACGAACACGGCGTGACACATAGGGATCTGAAGCCGCAGAACATCATCCTCTCCGCCCAGGGCCCCCAGCTCATCGACTTCGGAATCGCCCGCGCAGCGGACCGGACCGCCCTCACCGACGCCGGGTTCGCGCCCGGCACGCCCGGATTCACCGCGCCCGAGGTGCTGATGCGCAACCAGGTCGGTCCGCCGGCGGACGTGTTCGCCCTCGGTGCCACTCTCGCCCACGCGGCGACCGGTCGGGCGCCCTTCGGCTCGGGCGACCCCAACGGCGTCAGCTACCGCGCCGTCCACGAGCCCCTCGACGTGGCGGGCGTGGAACCGGAACTGGCCGCCCTGATCGAGGCATGCGCGGCCAAGCACCCCGCCGCCCGGCCGGGGCTAGCGGAGGTGATCGCACGCTGCGAGGTGCGCTCCGCGCTCGTGGAGGACCCGTCCTACGCCGGGCTCGCCGCCTTGGCGAAGCCTGTCCCGCAGACTCCGCCGGCACCGTTCGTACAGCCTGCCGGGCCGCCGGCCCCGCCGCCGGTACAGCAGCCGGCAGGGCCGCACGACCTGCCGACGATGGGACCCGTGTACGGCGGTCGGGGCTACTCGTACACGCCCACCCAGACGGCCCGGCCGGCTCCGCCGAGCCGGCGCCCGGGCAGGCGGTTGACGGTGGCCGTGGCGCTGGGGCTCGTGGTGGGCGTCGGGGCGGCCACCGCGGTGGTGCTCACCCAGAAGGGCAGCGACGGCGAGGACACCGCGCGGGACGGGTCTTCCGCGAGCGCGCCGGGCAGGGCGTCCAGCCCGCGGGCGACGGCCTCCAGAACCGCCACCGGCACGGGCGGCGCGCCCGCCTACGCGGGTGACAACATCGACCGGCAGTCCTGGAAGTCCTCGACGGGAGAGTGCCTGCTGCCTGCCGCGGAGCGGGCGCCCGAAGGCTTCGAGATCTCCGAGTCCGACCCCGACGACCCCAGCAAGGGCGGGGACCACCCGGTCTTCGACCACAAGGTGCGGATCGGGCTCTGGAACAAGGGCTACTCCGTGACCGCCGGGGCTTCCGGGACCCACGCCCCGTACTACGTGACGGTCAGTGTGAAGCCGCCGCACAGTATCGACCCGGGCACCGGGAAGCCCGCTGCAGGAGCGCTCTCGGCGAACGTGACGCTGGGCTACACCAGCACGCCCATCGACCTCTACGGCGGCGACCAGTCCGCCTGGAAGGACCTCGTCTACCCGGACGACTTCCGTTCCTGGTCGCCGGACGGGAAGAAGTCCTGGCCCGCCATCCCGCTCGCCAACGATCCCGGTGACTGGACGGTGCAGTGGCACCACATCCGCACGTCCGACGACTACAGCAGCATCATGTGTCAGGGCTTCACTGTGAAATGA
- a CDS encoding trypsin-like peptidase domain-containing protein, translating to MKRTSRITLTSRPALLGAVVMLALTSASVAAADDGPGPLGVTADAGANRHTARIGALFGADRAASLKGGHFCTASVVHSPQGNLIVTAAHCVGGADNLLFAPGYRDGKAPYGVWKVSKRYLPDGWAKDQDEDSDLAFATVDELGGRRIENVVGGNRFTAGTATGATAVTVVGYPDHREVPISCTNKPTSHSRTQQRIACPAFTAGTSGSPWINGDNQVVGVLGGHEQGGLTDDVSYSVVLGGEASELYRDAASRG from the coding sequence ATGAAGCGCACCTCACGCATCACGCTCACCTCGCGACCCGCGTTGCTCGGCGCGGTGGTGATGCTCGCCCTGACCTCGGCGTCCGTAGCGGCCGCCGATGACGGGCCGGGGCCCCTCGGGGTGACCGCCGATGCCGGCGCGAACCGGCACACGGCGCGGATCGGCGCGCTCTTCGGCGCGGACCGGGCCGCGAGCCTCAAGGGCGGCCATTTCTGTACGGCTTCGGTCGTGCACAGTCCGCAGGGCAACCTCATCGTCACCGCGGCGCACTGCGTGGGCGGCGCCGACAACCTGCTCTTCGCGCCGGGCTACCGGGACGGGAAGGCGCCGTACGGGGTGTGGAAGGTGAGCAAGCGGTACCTGCCCGACGGGTGGGCCAAGGACCAGGACGAGGACAGCGACCTGGCCTTCGCCACCGTCGACGAACTGGGCGGCCGGCGGATCGAGAACGTGGTGGGCGGCAACCGCTTCACGGCAGGTACGGCCACCGGGGCCACCGCCGTGACGGTCGTCGGCTATCCCGACCACCGCGAGGTGCCGATCAGCTGCACCAACAAGCCGACCTCGCACAGCCGCACCCAGCAGCGCATCGCCTGCCCCGCGTTCACGGCGGGCACCAGCGGCAGCCCCTGGATCAACGGCGACAACCAGGTCGTCGGCGTCCTGGGCGGCCACGAACAGGGCGGCCTGACCGACGACGTGTCGTACAGCGTGGTGCTGGGCGGCGAGGCGTCGGAGCTGTACAGGGACGCGGCGAGCCGGGGGTGA